The following proteins are co-located in the Candidatus Accumulibacter cognatus genome:
- the trpB gene encoding tryptophan synthase subunit beta gives MAEHDYDLPDARGHFGPYGGIFVAETLIAALDELKEAYAAAQRDPRFVSEFDDELKHYVGRPSPVYFARRWSEVLGGARIYLKREDLNHTGAHKINNCIGQALLARRMRKPRVIAETGAGQHGVATATVAARYGMECVVYMGSEDIRRQAANVYRMKLLGAVVVPVDSGSRTLKDALNEAMRDWVTNVSDTFYIIGTVAGPHPYPMLVRDFQSVIGRESIAQMQEQCGRQPDAVIACVGGGSNAMGIFYPYIPLAGVRLIGVEAAGEGIATGHHAASLTAGRPGVLHGNRTYLLQDENGQITETHSISAGLDYPGVGPEHAWLKDSGRAEYVSISDAEALQAFHDLCRLEGIIPALESSHALAYATRLAPTLAKDQILLVNLSGRGDKDMHTVADRSGIKF, from the coding sequence ATGGCCGAGCATGACTACGATTTGCCCGACGCCAGAGGCCATTTTGGCCCCTACGGTGGCATCTTCGTTGCCGAGACCCTGATCGCGGCGCTTGATGAACTCAAGGAGGCGTATGCCGCCGCGCAGCGGGATCCGCGGTTCGTCTCCGAATTCGATGATGAACTCAAACATTATGTGGGCCGGCCAAGTCCGGTCTATTTCGCCAGACGCTGGTCCGAAGTCCTCGGCGGTGCCCGGATTTACCTGAAGCGCGAGGATTTGAACCATACCGGCGCACACAAGATCAACAACTGCATCGGTCAGGCCCTGCTGGCGCGGCGCATGCGGAAGCCGCGCGTCATCGCTGAAACGGGTGCCGGCCAGCATGGCGTGGCGACGGCCACCGTGGCCGCGCGCTATGGCATGGAGTGCGTGGTTTACATGGGCTCGGAAGACATCCGGCGGCAGGCAGCCAATGTGTATCGCATGAAACTGCTGGGGGCCGTGGTGGTGCCGGTGGACAGCGGTTCCAGGACGCTCAAGGATGCCTTGAATGAAGCGATGCGCGACTGGGTGACCAACGTCTCCGACACTTTCTACATCATCGGTACGGTGGCTGGTCCGCATCCCTATCCGATGCTGGTACGCGACTTCCAGTCGGTCATCGGCCGCGAGTCGATCGCGCAGATGCAGGAGCAGTGCGGTCGCCAGCCCGATGCCGTGATTGCCTGTGTGGGCGGTGGCTCGAATGCGATGGGGATCTTTTATCCCTACATTCCGCTCGCCGGGGTGCGTCTGATCGGCGTTGAGGCGGCGGGCGAGGGGATTGCCACGGGACATCATGCCGCCTCATTGACGGCGGGTCGTCCCGGTGTATTGCACGGTAACCGAACCTATCTGCTGCAGGATGAGAACGGCCAGATCACCGAGACGCACTCGATTTCGGCGGGTCTCGATTATCCGGGGGTTGGCCCTGAGCACGCCTGGCTCAAGGATAGTGGTCGCGCCGAGTACGTCAGCATCAGTGATGCCGAGGCACTGCAGGCTTTTCATGACCTGTGTCGTCTTGAAGGCATCATTCCGGCGCTGGAGTCGAGCCATGCCCTGGCGTATGCGACCCGGCTGGCACCGACCCTGGCAAAGGACCAGATCCTGCTGGTCAACCTCTCCGGTCGTGGTGACAAGGACATGCACACCGTTGCCGATCGCTC
- a CDS encoding phosphoribosylanthranilate isomerase: MTRVKICGLTRIEDLHFAVHAGADALGLVFYPPSPRCVDLTTAARLARAVPPFVSVVGLFVNAEPAVLRSTLATVPIHLLQFHGDEDEAYCRQFDRPYIKAARVRPGMDLVQYAAAFPSAQAILLDAFVDGYGGGGRVFDWSLVPPSLGKPLILSGGLDSDNVGEAVRRLRPAAVDVSTGVEASKGIKDAEKMRAFVTAVRVAESMSGD, translated from the coding sequence GTGACACGAGTCAAGATCTGCGGACTGACCCGCATCGAGGACCTGCACTTTGCTGTGCACGCGGGAGCTGATGCACTGGGTCTGGTGTTCTACCCGCCGAGTCCGCGTTGCGTCGATCTGACGACGGCGGCGAGGCTGGCTCGCGCCGTGCCGCCCTTTGTCAGCGTGGTCGGCCTGTTCGTCAATGCGGAGCCGGCCGTGCTGCGTTCAACCCTGGCGACCGTGCCGATCCACCTGCTGCAATTCCACGGTGATGAGGATGAGGCCTATTGCCGACAGTTCGATCGACCTTACATCAAGGCAGCGCGCGTCAGGCCGGGAATGGATTTGGTACAATACGCGGCTGCTTTTCCTTCGGCACAGGCCATCCTTCTCGACGCCTTTGTCGACGGTTACGGCGGCGGCGGCAGGGTTTTCGATTGGTCGCTGGTCCCGCCGTCGCTGGGCAAGCCGCTGATCCTCTCCGGTGGGCTGGATTCGGATAACGTCGGAGAAGCGGTGCGCCGTCTTCGACCGGCGGCGGTCGATGTTTCGACGGGTGTCGAGGCAAGCAAGGGAATCAAGGATGCCGAAAAGATGCGTGCCTTTGTCACCGCCGTGCGGGTGGCAGAATCGATGAGTGGCGATTGA
- a CDS encoding type II toxin-antitoxin system Phd/YefM family antitoxin yields MGIAASDVIPLSHARANFSELAEEVKGGAEKIITKNGESYIALIDAQRLDYYHQLERERIHLLLIDETGKGLDDVAAGKVKDARSAITALKRKRSA; encoded by the coding sequence ATGGGAATTGCTGCAAGCGACGTTATCCCCCTCTCGCACGCCCGCGCCAACTTCTCTGAGCTGGCCGAAGAGGTCAAAGGCGGTGCCGAGAAAATCATCACCAAGAATGGGGAAAGCTATATCGCCCTGATCGATGCGCAACGGCTGGACTACTACCACCAGTTGGAGCGCGAGCGTATCCACTTGCTGCTGATCGACGAGACTGGCAAAGGCCTCGATGATGTGGCTGCCGGCAAGGTCAAAGATGCCCGCAGCGCCATCACCGCCCTGAAACGCAAGCGTAGCGCCTGA
- a CDS encoding type II toxin-antitoxin system RelE/ParE family toxin codes for MAKKPVVKFTANFERNLEEIKRFLTDTEAPQAYDGLLDELLEMVIPNLERFPDMGRPFMLRQPRSVETTNALATLRAKLLALTTDPEALREYVLKDYLLLYAQIGGAIYLLAIRHQRQLSFDFEGYWNQG; via the coding sequence GTGGCGAAAAAGCCCGTCGTCAAATTCACTGCCAACTTCGAGCGCAATCTAGAAGAGATCAAGCGCTTCCTGACCGACACCGAAGCGCCCCAGGCCTACGATGGTCTGCTCGATGAACTGCTGGAAATGGTGATTCCCAACCTTGAACGCTTCCCCGATATGGGCAGGCCGTTCATGCTCCGGCAGCCGCGCTCCGTCGAGACTACCAATGCCTTGGCGACGCTACGCGCAAAGTTGTTAGCGCTGACCACGGATCCGGAGGCGCTGCGCGAATACGTGCTCAAGGATTACCTGCTGCTCTACGCGCAGATCGGCGGTGCGATTTATCTGCTGGCTATCCGGCATCAGCGGCAGTTGTCCTTCGATTTTGAAGGCTACTGGAATCAAGGTTGA
- a CDS encoding DUF91 domain-containing protein, translating into MSDIKLFRYSNSSASELAGKSAPIEKTLQKLIESQMDTFLGVRFLASEYKTGAKHRGRIDSLGLDENGCPVIIEYKRHSNENVINQGLFYLDWLLDHKADFRLLVMDKLGKEEADKIEWSGTRLLCIAADFTRYDEHAVAQINRNIELIRYKLFGDDLLLLELVNGISAASIQTVYESDVPSSDKLTKAPAASTLAMKTHADQIATASPELLALFEQTRSFVLAQGDDIIEKPLKLYVAFRRLKNFICMSLISKHDPHIFMTLKLDPTTVELEQGFSRDVTNIGHWGTGDLAACRTWSPGNRQILLFGMKKAGICRFSGLFEVFSSFFSTAGATWPCASNSTPGRPASIPR; encoded by the coding sequence ATGAGCGACATAAAACTCTTCCGCTACTCGAATTCCAGTGCCTCTGAGCTGGCGGGTAAGTCAGCACCTATTGAAAAGACTCTCCAGAAGCTGATCGAATCTCAAATGGACACATTTCTCGGTGTCCGATTCCTCGCTTCCGAGTACAAAACCGGTGCCAAGCATCGGGGCCGAATTGACTCATTGGGGTTAGACGAGAACGGCTGTCCGGTCATCATTGAGTACAAGCGCCACAGCAACGAAAACGTCATCAACCAAGGATTGTTCTATCTGGACTGGCTTCTCGACCATAAAGCCGACTTTCGATTGCTGGTGATGGACAAGCTCGGCAAAGAGGAGGCGGACAAGATCGAATGGAGTGGTACGCGGCTTCTATGCATTGCAGCAGATTTCACCCGGTACGACGAACATGCCGTGGCACAGATCAATCGTAATATCGAGCTGATTCGTTACAAGCTCTTTGGCGATGACTTGCTCTTGCTTGAACTGGTGAACGGTATAAGTGCCGCGAGTATCCAGACCGTATACGAGAGCGATGTCCCTAGCAGTGATAAGCTGACCAAGGCCCCAGCTGCTTCGACTCTGGCCATGAAGACGCATGCGGATCAAATCGCAACCGCGTCGCCCGAACTATTGGCACTTTTCGAGCAGACGCGAAGTTTCGTTCTCGCCCAGGGGGACGACATCATCGAGAAGCCGCTGAAGCTTTACGTTGCTTTTCGCCGTCTAAAAAACTTCATCTGCATGTCCCTGATATCGAAGCACGATCCGCATATCTTCATGACGTTGAAGCTAGACCCGACGACAGTAGAACTGGAGCAAGGATTTTCCCGCGACGTAACCAATATCGGCCATTGGGGGACGGGTGACCTAGCAGCCTGCCGGACTTGGAGCCCGGGAAACCGACAAATTTTACTTTTCGGCATGAAAAAGGCCGGAATTTGTCGATTTTCCGGCCTTTTTGAGGTTTTTTCCTCGTTTTTCTCTACTGCGGGCGCAACTTGGCCATGCGCTTCAAATTCCACGCCAGGCAGACCAGCGTCCATTCCCCGGTGA
- a CDS encoding IS1182 family transposase → MSHFIVTDRKTDYLLPPSLDDWLNEDHLARFIVEVIDSLDLSKLTRQYAERGSKAYHPATLLAILVYGYATGIFSSRRLEQATYDSVAFRYIAAGSHPDHDSLATFRRRFLEELSDLFVQVLEMAREMKLLKLGNVCLDGTKIQANASRHRALSHGHIEKLEAQLKAEVQELFALAEQADQAEVPDGVSLPEEIKRREDRLVAMAAAKAKIAARAEERYQREKAQYDEKRARRKAKEEETGRKWGGRVPKAPEPGVRDSDQINLTDEESRIMPVAGGGFEQAYNAQAAVDPATLLVVAVGVTQAPNDKEQVEPMLATLQAQADGLGSVHGMIADTGFYSEKNIKACEAAGIVPLIAVARDEHHPGWRERHSEPAALPENATPVQAMSHRLKTRAGRALYALRKQTVEPVFGIIKSVMGFRQFSLRGWQKVTGEWTLVCLAWNLKRMAKLRPQ, encoded by the coding sequence ATGTCCCATTTCATCGTCACCGATCGCAAGACCGACTACCTGCTGCCGCCGTCACTCGACGATTGGTTGAACGAGGATCATTTGGCGCGATTCATTGTGGAGGTGATCGACTCGCTTGATTTGTCGAAGCTGACGCGGCAGTACGCTGAACGGGGATCGAAGGCGTACCATCCGGCGACGCTGCTGGCCATTCTGGTCTATGGCTACGCGACGGGTATTTTCTCCAGCCGCAGGCTGGAGCAGGCGACCTACGATTCGGTCGCCTTTCGCTACATTGCCGCCGGCAGCCATCCCGATCACGACAGCCTGGCGACGTTCCGCCGGCGTTTTCTGGAGGAACTGAGCGACTTGTTCGTGCAGGTTCTGGAGATGGCCCGGGAGATGAAGCTGCTCAAACTGGGCAATGTCTGTCTTGACGGCACGAAGATTCAGGCCAACGCCTCCCGCCACCGTGCGCTTTCGCACGGCCACATTGAAAAGCTGGAAGCGCAACTCAAGGCGGAGGTGCAGGAACTGTTCGCGCTGGCCGAACAGGCGGATCAGGCGGAGGTTCCGGACGGCGTCAGCCTGCCGGAAGAAATCAAGCGCCGCGAAGATCGGCTGGTGGCGATGGCGGCGGCCAAGGCGAAGATTGCGGCGCGGGCCGAGGAGCGCTATCAGCGAGAGAAGGCGCAGTACGACGAGAAGAGGGCGCGGCGCAAGGCGAAAGAAGAAGAGACCGGCAGGAAGTGGGGGGGCAGAGTGCCCAAAGCCCCCGAGCCCGGCGTACGGGACAGTGACCAGATCAATCTGACCGACGAAGAATCGCGCATCATGCCGGTGGCCGGTGGCGGCTTCGAGCAGGCGTACAACGCCCAGGCGGCGGTTGATCCCGCGACCCTGCTGGTGGTGGCGGTCGGCGTGACGCAAGCCCCCAACGACAAGGAGCAGGTCGAGCCGATGCTGGCGACGCTCCAGGCGCAGGCCGATGGGCTGGGTTCCGTGCACGGGATGATCGCCGACACGGGCTTCTACAGCGAGAAGAACATCAAGGCGTGCGAGGCGGCCGGCATCGTCCCCTTGATCGCGGTGGCGCGCGACGAGCACCATCCTGGCTGGCGGGAGCGGCATAGCGAACCGGCCGCGCTACCGGAGAATGCGACACCCGTGCAGGCCATGTCGCATCGTTTGAAGACCAGAGCGGGGCGAGCGCTCTATGCGTTGCGCAAGCAGACCGTCGAGCCGGTCTTCGGCATCATCAAGTCGGTCATGGGCTTTCGCCAGTTTTCCTTGCGGGGTTGGCAGAAGGTCACCGGGGAATGGACGCTGGTCTGCCTGGCGTGGAATTTGAAGCGCATGGCCAAGTTGCGCCCGCAGTAG
- the truA gene encoding tRNA pseudouridine(38-40) synthase TruA, with protein sequence MRIALAVEYDGSGFRGWQKQPGGGTVQDALQDALQQFAMMPVQVVCAGRTDAGVHATGQVVHFDTDLDRSMYAWVRGANTFLPAAVAVRWAQAVAGDFHARSSAYARHYRYLLINRPHRTGAWHGRVGWYHHPLNLAKMQAAAEKLLGERDFSAFRAAECQAKSPVKIMHRADIRRFNDLLVFDFEASAFLHHMVRNLVGSLVEVGQGKHPPEWIAELLARGDRRLAAPTFAAAGLYLTTVRYLPHWGLPSSDGTLFLPCGLNL encoded by the coding sequence ATGCGAATTGCCCTGGCTGTCGAGTACGACGGTAGTGGTTTTCGCGGCTGGCAGAAGCAGCCGGGTGGGGGGACTGTTCAGGATGCCCTGCAGGATGCCTTGCAGCAGTTTGCCATGATGCCGGTACAGGTGGTTTGCGCCGGGCGTACCGATGCAGGTGTGCATGCGACCGGGCAGGTGGTGCATTTCGATACCGATCTTGATCGATCAATGTATGCCTGGGTGCGCGGAGCCAACACGTTCCTGCCGGCGGCGGTGGCCGTTCGTTGGGCGCAGGCCGTCGCTGGCGATTTTCATGCGCGCTCTTCGGCGTATGCCCGACATTACCGCTACCTGCTGATCAACCGGCCACATCGGACTGGTGCCTGGCACGGCCGAGTAGGTTGGTATCATCATCCGCTCAACCTGGCGAAGATGCAGGCGGCGGCGGAGAAGTTGCTCGGCGAGCGCGATTTTTCCGCTTTCCGTGCGGCCGAATGCCAAGCCAAATCGCCGGTGAAAATCATGCACCGAGCCGATATACGACGTTTCAACGATTTGCTGGTCTTTGATTTCGAGGCTTCCGCCTTCCTTCACCACATGGTGCGTAACCTGGTCGGCAGTCTGGTTGAAGTAGGTCAGGGCAAGCATCCGCCGGAATGGATCGCCGAGTTGCTGGCGAGGGGAGATCGCCGTCTGGCTGCACCGACCTTTGCTGCTGCCGGTTTGTATCTCACCACTGTCAGGTATCTACCGCACTGGGGTTTGCCGAGCAGCGATGGGACGCTGTTTCTGCCCTGCGGCCTGAACCTTTGA
- a CDS encoding pilus assembly protein has translation MNDTTANFRLKASAWAVASSLALAAFPLASEAAGLGKITVFSALGQPLRAEMEVFATREELSGMKAQLASQEAFKQAGVEYAPALSGVTLSLDKRPNGQPIIRLTSTRPINEPFVDLLLELNWPTGRLIREYTFLLDPPEFAAKAAAVAPAIVRPLAEARPPVETRALEERSRSAPSRLRTGEPAQLPADGTTYEVKRGETLSRIASDLRPEGVSLDQMLLGLFQANQNAFDGGDINRLKAGKILSIPDKATLEAIPRGEAKTIIAQSSNWEAYRRRLATVAADAPGREEGARQAAGRITTRVEDRAGLAAEPKDQLKVSKTDLPGTKPLSASKRTDEDLIAKEKALKDANERLASLERNVAELQRLVELKSQNLADLERQSAAKAAPAAEVKKAEAATPSAPLPTPVAAPPAPAARVEPAPAATPALPAKPMESPVEVKPAETVAKPEVVTPMPEAAKAEVPPVAAPPKPVEVPKARPVPPPPEEPGFIEWLLNSTAFLAAGGALIALLAAYWLAKRRRAGDGGMPPDDSSTLAPVQNSVVPKSVFHTTGGQTVDTTHSAPQTDFSQAGPGSIDTDEVDPVAEADVYMAYGRDAQAEEILLEAKQKDPRRYAIHLKLLEIYAGRKDPGPFGVLATELFNATGGVGADWEKAVAMGLQLDPGNPLFGAAGQTEVRPADPATAVFVAQETFQNTLTKPELSQAMAAAAGVIAGREEAALADEAQEVRPEPVALADLDFDLGHNEPRVATPDVADDAYLEATLAYPNPAKGDTLDFDLAASLPNAQLPPEEDMHEVQLVDDASSLEVTMLVASESQPGAGLDFEFDLGADLSEEATADERTLAQAQPEQILDIGSAGTEALEFDIALTDSTVLGDAMQRAAFDMSAINLDLASDDAAREAPTTVGSGASDSSFEEEEDTLVNPGFSMEVTDTGVDSPFGSLVDMTMAPDITSSEEVATKIDLAKAYQEMGDLEGARELLQEVVNEGDAAQREVALSLLGGIRE, from the coding sequence ATGAATGACACAACCGCTAATTTCCGACTAAAAGCCTCGGCATGGGCAGTCGCATCGTCCCTGGCGCTGGCGGCTTTTCCTTTGGCCAGTGAAGCTGCCGGGCTTGGCAAGATCACCGTATTCTCCGCTCTCGGCCAGCCGTTACGCGCCGAGATGGAGGTCTTCGCAACCCGCGAGGAACTCTCGGGAATGAAGGCACAACTCGCTTCTCAGGAGGCCTTCAAACAAGCGGGCGTGGAGTATGCTCCGGCTTTGTCCGGAGTGACTCTGAGCCTCGACAAGCGCCCGAACGGCCAGCCGATCATCAGATTGACGTCAACCCGGCCGATCAACGAACCCTTCGTTGATTTGCTGCTTGAACTCAACTGGCCAACCGGTCGCCTGATTCGCGAGTACACCTTTCTGCTCGATCCGCCCGAGTTCGCTGCCAAGGCTGCTGCTGTGGCACCGGCAATCGTCAGGCCGCTTGCGGAGGCCAGGCCGCCGGTGGAAACACGGGCGCTGGAGGAGCGGTCGAGGAGCGCGCCCTCCAGGTTGCGGACCGGCGAGCCGGCGCAGCTGCCTGCGGACGGCACCACCTACGAAGTCAAGCGCGGGGAAACGCTGAGCAGGATCGCGAGTGATCTCCGGCCTGAGGGCGTTTCTCTGGACCAGATGCTGCTCGGGCTCTTCCAAGCCAATCAGAATGCGTTCGACGGTGGCGACATCAACCGTCTGAAGGCGGGCAAGATTCTTTCGATACCGGACAAAGCAACTCTGGAAGCCATTCCGAGGGGCGAGGCCAAGACCATTATTGCACAATCGTCGAACTGGGAGGCTTATCGTCGGAGACTTGCCACTGTTGCCGCGGATGCCCCTGGCAGGGAAGAAGGAGCCAGGCAAGCAGCCGGCAGAATCACCACCAGGGTTGAGGACCGTGCGGGACTTGCTGCCGAACCCAAGGATCAACTGAAAGTATCCAAAACCGATCTTCCCGGTACCAAACCCTTGTCTGCCTCCAAGCGTACAGACGAGGATCTGATTGCCAAGGAAAAGGCGCTCAAGGATGCCAACGAACGCTTGGCAAGCCTGGAAAGGAATGTTGCGGAATTGCAGCGGCTGGTGGAGCTGAAGAGCCAGAACCTGGCGGATCTGGAGCGACAGTCTGCCGCCAAGGCCGCGCCAGCAGCCGAAGTGAAGAAGGCGGAAGCCGCCACCCCGTCCGCGCCACTGCCGACTCCGGTGGCTGCGCCTCCAGCTCCAGCAGCCAGAGTGGAACCAGCGCCGGCAGCCACTCCTGCGCTTCCCGCGAAGCCCATGGAATCGCCGGTAGAGGTGAAACCAGCGGAAACCGTGGCCAAGCCCGAGGTCGTCACGCCCATGCCGGAAGCCGCCAAGGCAGAAGTGCCTCCGGTCGCGGCACCGCCCAAGCCGGTCGAGGTACCGAAAGCCAGGCCCGTTCCGCCGCCACCAGAGGAGCCCGGTTTTATTGAATGGTTGCTCAACAGTACAGCCTTCCTGGCAGCAGGGGGTGCCCTCATCGCGCTGCTCGCCGCTTACTGGCTCGCTAAACGTCGTCGCGCCGGTGACGGCGGGATGCCGCCTGATGACAGCAGTACCCTGGCGCCCGTGCAAAACAGCGTCGTACCAAAGTCGGTATTCCACACTACCGGCGGACAGACTGTTGATACTACCCATTCGGCACCGCAAACTGATTTCAGCCAGGCCGGTCCGGGCAGCATTGATACCGATGAAGTTGATCCGGTTGCTGAAGCTGATGTTTACATGGCGTACGGCCGTGACGCCCAAGCCGAGGAGATTCTTCTCGAGGCAAAACAGAAGGATCCCAGACGCTACGCCATCCATCTGAAGCTGCTTGAGATCTATGCGGGCCGCAAGGATCCCGGACCCTTTGGTGTGCTCGCCACTGAACTGTTCAACGCCACCGGCGGGGTCGGTGCGGATTGGGAGAAAGCAGTGGCGATGGGTCTCCAGCTTGATCCCGGGAATCCGCTCTTTGGCGCGGCCGGACAGACTGAAGTTCGTCCTGCCGATCCTGCAACTGCCGTCTTCGTTGCCCAGGAAACCTTCCAGAACACACTGACCAAGCCGGAGCTGAGCCAGGCGATGGCTGCTGCCGCGGGCGTAATCGCAGGGCGGGAGGAAGCGGCCTTGGCAGATGAGGCGCAGGAGGTAAGGCCAGAGCCGGTCGCTCTCGCGGATCTGGATTTCGACCTCGGACACAACGAACCCCGTGTAGCGACGCCCGACGTCGCTGACGATGCCTACCTTGAAGCCACGCTCGCCTACCCGAATCCTGCCAAAGGAGACACACTCGATTTTGATCTGGCTGCTTCCCTGCCGAATGCTCAGCTGCCTCCGGAGGAAGACATGCACGAGGTGCAACTGGTGGATGACGCCAGTTCGCTGGAGGTCACCATGCTGGTGGCTTCAGAATCGCAGCCGGGTGCCGGCCTTGATTTCGAGTTTGATCTGGGAGCCGATCTGTCTGAGGAAGCGACCGCAGATGAACGGACGCTGGCGCAAGCCCAGCCGGAACAGATCCTCGACATCGGATCAGCGGGTACCGAAGCGCTGGAGTTCGACATCGCGCTGACGGATTCTACCGTCCTCGGTGACGCCATGCAGCGTGCGGCATTTGACATGTCGGCGATCAACCTTGATCTGGCCAGCGACGATGCAGCCAGGGAGGCTCCCACGACGGTCGGCAGCGGTGCAAGCGATTCCTCCTTTGAGGAGGAGGAGGATACCCTGGTCAATCCTGGTTTTTCGATGGAAGTGACCGATACCGGGGTAGACTCGCCATTTGGTTCGCTGGTCGATATGACGATGGCTCCCGACATCACCTCCAGCGAAGAGGTGGCTACCAAGATCGACCTTGCCAAAGCCTATCAGGAAATGGGCGACCTGGAAGGGGCGCGTGAACTCTTGCAGGAAGTCGTCAATGAGGGCGATGCGGCACAGCGGGAAGTGGCGCTGAGTCTCCTTGGCGGAATACGCGAGTAG
- the asd gene encoding aspartate-semialdehyde dehydrogenase, with the protein MRKLGLVGWRGMVGSVLMQRMLEEGDFEQVDPLYFSTSSVGSKAPVLAGKDAGILQDAMSIEALSRMDLIITCQGGDYTKEIFPRLRATGWQGHWIDAASTLRMHDDAVIILDPVNLDVIKNALARGGRNWIGGNCTVSLMLMGIGGLLRQDLVEWVSAMTYQAASGAGAQNMRELLEQMGALHDAVRAELADPASAILEIDRKVAQSMRSPDFPTRNFRNTALAGSLIPWIDVPVEGGQSKEEWKGGAECNKILGRPAFRTPGSIPVDGLCVRIGAMRCHAQGLTIKLKRDVPLTELSEIIAQANPWVKVVPNEREITERELTPAAVTGTLTIPVGRLHKLAMGPEYLGAFTVGDQLLWGAAEPLRRMLRILIDD; encoded by the coding sequence ATGAGGAAGCTTGGCCTGGTGGGATGGCGCGGCATGGTGGGATCGGTCCTGATGCAGCGGATGCTTGAAGAGGGTGATTTCGAACAGGTCGATCCGCTCTATTTCTCGACTTCATCAGTCGGAAGCAAGGCACCCGTGCTGGCCGGCAAGGATGCCGGAATCTTGCAGGACGCGATGTCAATCGAGGCTCTGAGCCGGATGGACCTGATCATCACCTGTCAGGGGGGCGACTACACCAAGGAAATTTTCCCTCGGCTGCGTGCCACCGGCTGGCAGGGTCACTGGATCGATGCGGCGTCCACCCTGCGCATGCACGACGACGCGGTGATCATTCTCGACCCGGTGAACCTCGACGTGATCAAGAACGCACTGGCCAGGGGCGGTCGTAACTGGATCGGCGGCAACTGCACGGTTTCGCTGATGCTGATGGGCATTGGTGGCCTGTTACGGCAGGATCTCGTGGAATGGGTCAGCGCCATGACCTATCAGGCAGCGTCCGGGGCCGGGGCACAGAACATGCGCGAACTGCTGGAACAGATGGGTGCGCTGCATGACGCAGTACGGGCAGAACTGGCCGATCCGGCTTCGGCGATTCTCGAGATTGATCGCAAGGTTGCACAGAGCATGCGCTCGCCGGATTTCCCGACCCGGAACTTCCGCAATACTGCTCTGGCCGGCAGCCTGATACCGTGGATCGATGTGCCGGTCGAGGGCGGTCAGTCGAAGGAGGAGTGGAAGGGGGGGGCCGAATGCAACAAGATCCTCGGTCGTCCGGCCTTTCGCACTCCGGGCAGCATTCCGGTCGATGGTCTGTGCGTGCGTATCGGCGCGATGCGTTGTCATGCGCAGGGTTTGACCATCAAGCTCAAGCGCGATGTGCCGTTGACTGAGCTGAGCGAGATCATTGCACAGGCCAATCCATGGGTGAAAGTGGTTCCCAATGAACGCGAGATTACCGAGCGGGAGCTGACGCCGGCCGCGGTCACCGGAACCCTGACCATCCCGGTGGGGCGTTTGCACAAGCTGGCAATGGGGCCGGAATATCTTGGCGCTTTCACGGTGGGGGACCAGTTGCTCTGGGGTGCGGCCGAGCCGCTTCGCCGAATGCTCCGTATTTTGATCGATGACTGA